A window of Zingiber officinale cultivar Zhangliang chromosome 5A, Zo_v1.1, whole genome shotgun sequence contains these coding sequences:
- the LOC121983223 gene encoding probable WRKY transcription factor 40 encodes MDFDTASQMPLGLRLSLESNEAPREPQVDSFVRESFPRRDAMEVKLHEISEENRRLAEMVTDLLLNHRGSFDFSSNTNPRENEQAVLWKGKRIVFCKDPSSETFNELSGQFKSNPSDENPCKRLRVDTMAKSSRICVRSNPTDSSMVVKDGYHWRKYGQKVTRDNPFPRAYFRCSFAPSCPVKKRVQPSAEDRSILVATYEGEHNHQPPSRDDELCSSPSTQPSPTGSKSSATQTIDLNASQQDMEADKIDLVLREMLELPNLQRLLAEQTAASLAKDPDFTAAIALAISEKMFQQPPT; translated from the exons ATGGATTTCGATACAGCCAGCCAGATGCCGCTCGGGCTCCGACTCTCCCTTGAGAGCAATGAAGCTCCG AGAGAACCGCAAGTTGATTCTTTTGTGCGAGAAAGCTTCCCCAGAAGAGATGCCATGGAAGTAAAGCTGCATGAGATCAGTGAAGAGAACAGGAGGTTGGCTGAGATGGTGACTGACTTGCTTTTGAATCATAGAGGATCCTTTGATTTCTCGAGCAATACCAATCCTAGAGAAAATGAACAAGCCGTCTTGTGGAAAGGGAAGAGGATCGTCTTCTGCAAAGATCCTAGCAGTGAGACATTCAATGAGCTTAGTGGACAGTTCAAGAGCAATCCATCAGATGAAAATCCATGCAAAAGATTGAGAGTGGACACCATGGCCAAGAGCTCCAGGATCTGTGTTCGGAGCAACCCTACTGATTCAAGCATG GTGGTAAAGGATGGATACCATTGGAGGAAATATGGACAGAAGGTGACTAGAGACAATCCATTCCCCAGAGCTTACTTCAGATGCTCCTTTGCCCCTTCATGTCCTGTTAAGAAGAGG GTGCAACCAAGTGCAGAAGACAGATCAATCTTGGTGGCGACATATGAAGGTGAACACAATCACCAACCCCCTTCAAGGGATGATGAACTCTGCAGTAGTCCAAGTACCCAACCATCTCCCACTGGATCCAAATCTTCTGCTACCCAAACGATTGATCTTAACGCCAGTCAACAAGACATGGAAGCTGATAAGATTGATTTGGTTTTGAGAGAAATGCTTGAATTGCCAAACCTGCAGAGGTTGCTAGCTGAGCAGACTGCCGCGTCATTGGCAAAAGATCCAGACTTCACTGCTGCAATTGCCCTTGCAATATCTGAGAAAATGTTTCAACAGCCACCAACTTAA